One window of the Perca flavescens isolate YP-PL-M2 chromosome 5, PFLA_1.0, whole genome shotgun sequence genome contains the following:
- the hspb8 gene encoding heat shock protein beta-8 has product MAEGDFYTMGSRQRFPRDPFGESPFRDQSPFRDQLASRFMDDEFGMPPFPEDLSMDWPGWARPGRLSSRLSSSPFSSSLRTGFPSRQSTGGPTLYTSRYGEPSSRSSPTTTGGEPWKVCVNVHSFKPEELNVKTRDGFVEVSGKHEEKQEEGGIVTKNFTKKIQIPIDVDPQTVFASLSPEGVLIIEARQTPPYYLFSNEGSQGGDTQEVEALKLEEAPMV; this is encoded by the exons ATGGCAGAGGGAGACTTCTACACGATGGGAAGCCGGCAGAGGTTTCCCAGAGATCCGTTTGGAGAATCACCGTTCAGGGATCAGTCTCCGTTCAGGGATCAGCTCGCGTCTCGGTTTATGGATGATGAATTTGGGATGCCACCTTTCCCCGAGGATTTGTCAATGGACTGGCCGGGTTGGGCTCGGCCGGGTCGGCTCAGCTCGCGCCTCAGTTCTTCGCCCTTCAGCAGTAGTTTACGCACAGGTTTCCCGTCGCGCCAGTCCACGGGAGGCCCAACGCTGTACACCAGCAGGTACGGCGAGCCTTCCTCCCGGAGCTCCCCCACCACCACCGGGGGGGAACCGTGGAAAGTTTGCGTGAACGTCCACAGCTTCAAACCAGAGGAATTAAACGTCAAAACGAGAGACGGATTTGTAGAAGTGTCAG GAAAACatgaagagaagcaggaagAAGGAGGCATAGTGACAAAGAATTTCACAAAGAAGATTCA GATCCCGATAGATGTGGACCCTCAGACCGTTTTCGCCTCTTTGTCCCCCGAGGGCGTCCTCATCATCGAAGCCCGGCAGACGCCTCCGTATTACCTCTTCAGCAACGAGGGCTCCCAGGGTGGAGACACACAGGAGGTGGAGGCCCTTAAGCTCGAAGAGGCCCCTATGGTCTAA